A region of the Maniola jurtina chromosome 11, ilManJurt1.1, whole genome shotgun sequence genome:
atatgtacataattatgagTTCTATTAGTGAGACCATAATACATGATGATACaaagttttgtcaaaatatcataaaatacgATACATAAgcataaaaaattgatatttgaaaCTTAATATgtaacatacatattacataatatacattaatAACGTttggaaacaaaaaatatttttactttgtagtggctTTAGAATCGAAATCTAAAGAATTTTTCTGAATACGAACAGTTGAACTAGGGTACCCAGGTGCCCGGGTCCCGTTTAATCTGCAAAGATTAAACGACACATGGAAACCTATGAGGTTGCCTTATGTGTATTAGGCATAATCAGTCGCCGATTGTCATCGGCGACTGATTATGCCTAATCTGTCGATAGATGTAAAAGATGTGAACATACTAGGAACAAGGAAGAAACCAAAATCTTCTAAATAAGCAGCAGAGGCATAATACAATCTCAAttcatattaagtattatttgtagggttccgtacctcaaaaggaaaaaaggaacccttataggatcacttcgttgtctgtctgtctgtcgcgtctgtaagaaacctatagggtattaactctcgagtctgactcgcactaagtcggttttttattatatttaatgacTTATTTCCTTACGTAAATGGAGTCAGCGCAGCCTCATGTATGTGTATTTATTCACAACTGCTCAAAAGTAgtaaatcggtcaagtgcgttTTGAATCTAGCGTGAATAACTTTGGCTTGACCTATGACTTTTACCGGTCTAATATCGTGACTTGCATGTACTTGTTGACTGTTCGACAAAGATTTTTTAGGACATAAGTATAATTGTTAAAAATCATAGATACTACTTTATATCTATGCTTATACTTTTAGGTAACTACATAGATggttaaataaacctaaataaacattaatgcaagcttttatttaactatttatcAGACTCCAAAGTTCCTAAAATTAAAAGTTGGAAGGATGATTAGCTTTTGACTAAAATAGCCGGGTACAGTAGTTTCCAAAGAAAGCTGCTGGCTTTTTCTTTGCATTAACAATTAAAAGCCTAAGCCAGGCGCCCGAGCCAACAACTGCAGCTTTTTGCCTATATATACTGCCGACCGTCCTATTTAAAAGTAGTTTCCAAGTTATAGACAAAAAACgtagaaattttcaaaaactgatgtttttaaaataatgctaCGTAGGATCAAAGtgtttagttagtttttagtttgtagtCCAGTCAgtgcacatcgaaatctataaaaccaccaatttgcataacattctgaaaactttccagataagcccctttttgacgcccaaattactgggctattGATCCTACAAAGAattcttttttagaaacatccgTTTTTAGAAATTCGCATATTTTTAGCAAcaattcaaaaactattttttgcaTTCACttaacctttttcaaaaataGAACGGCACCATACGACTATTGCCTAAGactagataaataaaaactaccaaGAAAACTGACTGGTTAATTTCAAATACCTATTGCTCCATCGCTCACATATTTATTGGCTCATAAAGTTTCTAatgtttaaaattcatttaatagtattaatccacactaatattataaatgtgaaagtgtgtctgtctgtctgtctgctattttttcaaggcccaaaagtttaaccgattctgacgatatttggtacaggattagcttaatcccgaggacggacataggctactttttatcccggaaaatcaaagagttcccacgagattcctaaaaatccatccgcttaaccgatttgtatgaaatttggtaccaaggtagcttgcgtccctgtaattgacataggcaactttttatcccggaaaatcaaacagttcccacgggatctttaaacctaaaccacgcggacgaagtcgcgggcatcctctagttaaatataatttttatgagtTCTCTATGTGCCAGTAAGGCATTTGCATCATCTTTATAGCAATTACTATAACCTACTTTTCATACGGTCTCTACTCTCTACACAACAATATTTAAAAGTCTTCAAATACAAAATTTCTTTATCATGAAAATTCGGTATCTCTAAAAACGCACCACTGCACCGTCGTCTCATACGTTCCCCAAAACCCGCTACCCGCTATCCTGTGGGTGTAAACTCACCCCATAGCTgtaatggggatgatgcctattgcctaggtcaaaaattaattacttcttggtaattattaaatagatggtcttccaaaattcgtaaaatccacgtccactgttagttttaaggttgctaaccattttaagtgTGGGCTAAGTTAAAAACAAGATGCCAACAAAGATTGCGTTCGGTAATTGAGTTGCAACacctaaattttataaaatagtgcttataaattaaaaatatacttaattacgtataaaaaatttgatttataataataaatagattaaaaaataataaaatcatgaaACGCTTCGTTACACATTGCCAGTGTAaggtgttacaaaaaaaaagtataatgtACGGTTAAATTCTGGACATTATGATCATGCAATAATTTAGGATGTACTTGttatttaagttttcttttttctattactataatatgtagttatacaATAAGAAACTGTGACGATTATTTTAAACACACATGTATCGtgcacgcacgcacgcaagTTTTCACGCTCGCAGATTCGCACGcatttttatttgattgtttgtACAGATTTTTTGAGTCATTCGCGAAAAAATGCAGCAGCTCTATGtcacactaattattatttattatttcttttatataaataatcacACGTTTTTCCATggcttaaaattataatttttgtttgtatatcATTATTAGTACCTAGTCGTAGTATAAATATACTAGATAGAAGCTGGACAACCCGCACAAGACTGTGGGAATCCTTACAAAGATAAGTCCAGCGGTGGACAATGTACGTCCACCGCTGGTAGGTACATCTTTGTAAGGATTACTGCTATCTTTGTTTAGATGAGCGTCGACGACAATCCAATAAGTTACTATTAAGACCCAGATTTTGTATCATAATATCTTGCCTCTTCGTcatatgcggaaggatctgggaaccccaTTATTATACCCAGAAAATCCCTACCGTTTTGTGATTAATGGGAGAGGTCACAACCCTTAACAATGAGGATTAAGACGCAGAGAGAGAAAACGTATCATATAAACTGAAACTCACCATTTCCTTCTTCAAGTAGACCAGTTGCGAGTCAAGGTCAGTGGGAGGGTGTTCCTCTGCAGGGGTCAGGGGTGGCTCTCGGAGATCAGGCTCGCCGTCAGCGAAACCGCTGAGGCTCTTTGGCAATGGAGGCATCCCTTGAAGGGACATGGTGCTGATGGCTCGGAACTGCTTGCGTAGTCTGGTGACAACGTTTATAGAATTAGTataatggtttttttaatttagtattttgtttttttattcagatacaagtaagctcttgactgcaatctcacctggtggtaagtgatggtgcaatctaagatgaagctggctaacctggtagtggtatggcagtttttattaaaccattacctctttggtttctacagcGCATCGTATCAAAGCGAAATCGGTTTGCGGACTGGCTTTGCCGATGGGGCGTTAACTACTAACTAACCACGACCAACCCACAATCAACTTATTGTTTTTTAACTGCCGATAATCCAAGTTAATCGTAGCAAGTACCCGTTACCTACAATATAAAAAGGAATGAGGCCATCAAAATCCCACgggaggatttatattttcatttcgcGTAGAGCAAGTCGTGGGCGGTcgctagaaaataataaattgttcatgtgatatactatataataatataggtacaatatttaatacattataaattataatatacagtATATACCAATATTTTAACTCGACAATCGAGGTGAGCCTAGTCGTGTTGTCGTGCACTTGTAAGGAATCCCATCAACCATGGAGTGCAAATTACATTATGCAGGCATTTCAAACGGCTTAAAGTGAAAGGAATTCGCTCGACTTGTAACGTTGCATTGTTATCTTACCAGTAAGTTTGAGGATCTTGGTTCCTTTGACGTAACACATACTTTGCGAGACTAACTTTGTTGACATTCTTCTCCTAAGTCCAAGGATGTTCCCAATATTTTACCCGGTTCCGTTTTACGTACGTAACAGATCTAAATGGAACTAGCTAGACAgattatattcaaattcaaaaataatagaacagaatatatttttattcaagtaaacttgtACAAGTgcatttgaatcgtcaaaataatttaccactggtaccgaatgctgttcctaccgagaagaaccagcaagaaattcgacggttgctctttttaagtgttctatttacaataacattatgccatactatacaagcaattgcagccctgCGCATTGCTGTAGCGAGTCAAATTCATAtagtttatatattattatggtttttATCTTAACATACAAAGACTCTAACACGAGTACAACTGAGAACAGCCGGCAAGGAACCCAGCATCAGTAACTTTTTTCAAAAGGCAAATAATTTTTTTCCCTGGCTCCTAAATTGCGTCATTGAGGAATTtataaattgtataataatcTCGATTCCAcaacatacctaatattttattgtGTATGTTGAACAAGTTTAACCTTGATGACATTGACACACCTAAAAACATGATTCAGTCGCGAATTGCGAGTTAAAAAACTGAGCGtgtagtgtaaataaaaaaagattccgacgaattgagaacctcgtcctttttttaaagtcgttAAAActatagtatatataaatataacttCGAAACATTCATTAATCATTAAACTTTGTACACCTACAGGCTTTTAGCTTTCGCGTACTAAATAAACGATAAGATAAACaaaatcattttctttaaacGTAACGGAGTTTACATAGAAGAAAAACCTGCAGTGTTTAACCAGCCCttactagggttccgtacccaagagGTAAACACGTGCCCTATTAatgtctgctgtctgtctgtctgtccgcgtgtcacagctctctagctcgtagacgaaatgagtcacagacctgaaattttggtatttggtgtagaaaaTTGATAGCtcggaaatgaaatatttcatacacccaacttaattattatttatttataattatatacgGAACCGTACAAAGGCGAGGctcgattcgcacttggcctgttttatgctattgaggctttaagtTAAAAACGATTAACAGACAGGTATTTGTTTTAACAAATATCTGGGCCGTCGTCGTTAAACCAGTTTTATATGTATACTTGTAGAGCACAATAACTCTAAAATTAAATCTGCACTAACGTGTACCCGCTGCTTGGTCCGCGACAACTCGTCATTCCTATGAGCGGATCGAAATGCGAATCTGAAAATACCTACCGTTTATAAATCACTATTACGTAAGTTAAGAGTAATGCCCTGAGATACATTTCGATGGGCAATTTTTACATAACTGGTTTaccacgacttcatccgtgtggactacaccaaacccctattttacccccttaggggttgaattaaaaaaaaatcatttcttagcggatgtctatgtcatagtAGTTAACTGCATGCCAAACAACTCAATCCGttgagtagtttgagctgtgcccGTTAATAgataatagatcagtcagtcagtcatcttttccttttatatatatctaatAAAAGACTTTTTACCTAGATTTGAGATCATCGTCCCGTATGTATGCGTACGCTTgatcatcttcaaaattgtcACTAGTTACAGATGCTGTCGCGTAATTTTCTTCCTCCGAATCGCACTGCATATCATCGTTTTCCTTGGCATCTAAAGCTTCGGGGACATTCGACTGTGACCTCATCGTCTGCAGTTCGTATATCAACATCTCGTGGTTATTCATGTCCTTCATCTTCTCAGCCTCCGGCGAGTCGTTCCCGTTAGTCAAGTTCGTGGAATCTTTCCCTTTATCTATAACAGCGTTGGCTTCCCCTTTATTATTGTTTCTACTCGCGAGAATTTCCGAAATAAGCATTTCGGTCACTCGAGAAGTCTTTCTCTCTAAGGAGTTGTTATTGTTGTTTATATTTATGTTCACGTCGTTTGGGTGATGCTCAGTGTTTTGTGTATCCGAATGATTGACTTTAGGTGAACTGTTTTGTAGCCTATCCTCAACAATTTTGACTTCCTCTACGGTTGCGTAGCAATCGTCTGGAATAGGATTTTGTGGTGGCTGTGCATCGACCGGCAACGCGTAAATACCAGTGTCTGGTTGTTTTAATTGCTTCTTTTGCTCTACACTTTTCTGTACAGGTAACGGTTTCATTGGCTTTAACTTAGGTTTCGGTGATAACGGTGGCGGGGGAGCCTTGCGCAAAGGAAGGGTTTTCTCGGCAAAACTAGACGATTTAGAAACTTTACATTTAGGATCCTGGTCTAACTTATTGGAAGTGGACAGAGATCGAACCAATATTTGTTTACAGGTTTTAACAGCTTTGGAATTTAGCGATTCACTCGACTTATTATTAGACGCCGGTGAATGAATCGAGCTGCTGTCGCTTGAACTCCTTCTGGAGTTGTGACCGCTAGATTTTTTCTCGTCCGACGAGGAACTGCGATCACTAATAACGTCTTTGATAAAAGATTTGACACGCGCGAGCCCGTTTTGTCGCGGCGACACGGAAGGCTTCGTAGGTGTCGCATTCCGGTCCAAAGTTTTAGCTTTTGATGAAACATGATGAACTTCGTTCTTGGTGAACGTTCTAGTCTTCAAAGTGGCTTTGGAGTCAGCTACGGCTTTCCTCGTCTTCGCCAGAGCTTCGGCCACCATGCTCTGGCTCGGCCGCGGCGGTACAGGTGGGGGTCCTTTGATTTTGGTGGACTTCATGGGGTGAGCGTTACTCTGTACCATCAGCATGCTTAAACGAGGCGTCACTCGTTCAATACTATAACACAAACCTATAGTATAATGAGCACGGTTAAATTAACATCACGTAAGTCACAATACACGCGCGTACAACTCGGGGCGCTCGGTCGACACGTCTGTCCCCGTCCGTGCGCCACTCATACTGCGGCGGACTAGTCAGTAGTCACTATTCACTAGTGACTCGAGTACCGAGTGTCCGATCACCGCATAAACTATCCTAGTGGCATTAATACACTTTTGTTATTATATAGTTCTAActtctaaagtctaaactagtCTTAGGTATTCCTAAAAACGGATTCTATATTAAACCCACACGGCTATTGCGTATTCAACTTTTTTCATAGCAGACAGAACAATGAGTTGACCCACACATTATCAGCAAAGGCGATTGTTTACCATGAGAATGAACGCAACACTGTCGGCCTGTGGCGGCGCACGCCACATCGCATGGGGTCCATTGTGGGCTACTTTTGAAAGCACTTAGACTGGAGTTCGCCGAAAGCTACATAAACAACGGTTGCTAAATCAGCTGGTTATTTCGAAACCGTCGTTTAAACAaccgttttaatatttactgttcatCACGAAAAAGTGTAGCATGGTTACTAAATCGGCGGAACACCATCTGTTCTCAGCTACGCTGCTGCTACGAACGAACGCTAAAACGCAATGCGTTAGCGAAGATACATTGTCATTACTATTCAACACAACAAACTGTGACGCCTATATttaggagcataaaataaaatactttcaactggaaaagtacaaagacgctatgggtaagatgaactacactattgttctaaattttgccaggtagtaaccgtcccaaatttacaacttcggggccccgacgtcacagtcgtgatcatgtgtcctgcacgtgtgggactgttgattttttgctgtcgtgttgccgtaattatttgtgcgtgcatttaaagatgattttaagagattctagtgtttaaaataatttcaatattaaaatggagggccaaaaatgtgtacaagtgatttttcaagtgacgacaagcgcatcagttcagagttggttttaaaatatcaaaatatagtggaaagtaagataagtaattatttccaaccattacattaatcacttgttgcacgctactgaaatgaacgacgcaaagacaaatcgaaataatctaaattgatctgtacacaaaggcacaacagatgtaaaaatgtggaaaccccggttaaacgacccttccgagctcggttaagtaaa
Encoded here:
- the LOC123869754 gene encoding putative uncharacterized protein DDB_G0291812 isoform X1, which produces MLMVQSNAHPMKSTKIKGPPPVPPRPSQSMVAEALAKTRKAVADSKATLKTRTFTKNEVHHVSSKAKTLDRNATPTKPSVSPRQNGLARVKSFIKDVISDRSSSSDEKKSSGHNSRRSSSDSSSIHSPASNNKSSESLNSKAVKTCKQILVRSLSTSNKLDQDPKCKVSKSSSFAEKTLPLRKAPPPPLSPKPKLKPMKPLPVQKSVEQKKQLKQPDTGIYALPVDAQPPQNPIPDDCYATVEEVKIVEDRLQNSSPKVNHSDTQNTEHHPNDVNININNNNNSLERKTSRVTEMLISEILASRNNNKGEANAVIDKGKDSTNLTNGNDSPEAEKMKDMNNHEMLIYELQTMRSQSNVPEALDAKENDDMQCDSEEENYATASVTSDNFEDDQAYAYIRDDDLKSRLRKQFRAISTMSLQGMPPLPKSLSGFADGEPDLREPPLTPAEEHPPTDLDSQLVYLKKEMASLRQLDLSLLSELWTLSEAMASWRRQLERGPRLRPAPPPPPPPHYLRT